In Thermoplasmata archaeon, one genomic interval encodes:
- a CDS encoding NAD(P)H-binding protein, which translates to MDKKSILIVGGGGFIGSNISEILAQSHDVRYLARHRSELLDKLNISYIPGDITKPETLSSVPKFDIIIDLVAVIKNTKAQTHYDVNVKGVTNLVALAKRFNAKFVYFSAINADIGKTEYFQTKHRAEELVKESGLEYLIIRPSVVVSNNDFFVTNVKKVSRYGISINSGLLCPVYVKDLAKIVSMAIFKESNKILEISGPEKLNFTDMVNILRSKRGLKNARVLSNGLVRFTVPILSAFNIITKEQYAMITLNFCRDNEIWSRYGVVPKKFNEIL; encoded by the coding sequence ATGGATAAGAAAAGCATTTTAATTGTAGGCGGTGGCGGGTTTATAGGCTCTAATATATCAGAAATACTAGCACAATCGCATGATGTGAGGTACCTGGCTAGGCATAGATCTGAATTACTGGACAAACTGAACATCAGCTATATACCCGGGGATATAACAAAGCCAGAAACTTTAAGTAGTGTACCTAAATTTGATATTATCATAGATTTAGTGGCAGTGATAAAAAACACAAAAGCCCAGACACACTATGATGTGAATGTCAAAGGGGTAACAAATCTTGTAGCTCTAGCTAAAAGATTTAATGCCAAGTTTGTCTATTTTTCTGCTATCAATGCCGATATAGGCAAAACCGAATATTTTCAGACAAAGCATAGAGCAGAAGAATTGGTAAAAGAATCTGGATTAGAATATCTGATAATTAGGCCTTCGGTAGTGGTCAGCAATAATGATTTTTTTGTTACTAACGTCAAAAAAGTATCAAGATATGGCATATCAATAAATTCAGGATTGTTGTGCCCTGTTTACGTTAAGGATCTAGCAAAGATTGTTTCGATGGCAATATTTAAAGAATCAAACAAGATATTAGAAATATCAGGTCCAGAAAAACTAAATTTTACAGACATGGTCAATATCCTAAGATCAAAAAGAGGATTGAAAAATGCGAGAGTTTTGTCTAATGGACTGGTGAGGTTCACAGTTCCAATATTATCTGCATTTAACATAATAACAAAAGAGCAATACGCGATGATAACGTTAAATTTTTGTAGAGACAATGAAATATGGAGCAGATACGGTGTAGTGCCAAAAAAGTTTAATGAAATTCTATAA
- a CDS encoding peroxiredoxin, producing the protein MDENKMPLIGERFPDLQVNTTFGSIKLPDDFSGKWFMIFSHPGDFTPVCTTEFYSFSKRFDDFKSLGVEMIGLSVDSNISHIEWVNWIEENLKITVPFPIIADPMGAVARKLGMLHAESSTAAVRAVFIVDPNSTVRLIMYYPLEIGRNVNELLRAIKALQTSDKYKVAMPANWPDNELIGNKALNSAPKTVKDAKARLKEFKGYAWWLTYRDLPEDLKEKKKAKK; encoded by the coding sequence ATGGATGAAAATAAGATGCCTCTTATAGGCGAAAGATTTCCCGATCTTCAGGTCAATACAACGTTTGGATCTATAAAGCTACCGGATGATTTTTCTGGAAAATGGTTTATGATTTTCAGTCACCCGGGTGATTTTACGCCAGTATGCACAACCGAGTTTTACTCTTTTTCAAAAAGGTTCGATGACTTTAAAAGCCTGGGCGTTGAGATGATAGGATTATCAGTAGACAGTAACATAAGTCATATTGAATGGGTGAATTGGATTGAAGAGAATCTAAAGATTACAGTACCATTTCCGATAATAGCAGATCCCATGGGTGCAGTTGCAAGAAAACTTGGAATGCTGCACGCAGAATCTTCTACAGCCGCAGTCAGGGCTGTGTTTATAGTGGATCCCAATTCGACTGTCAGGCTCATAATGTATTATCCGTTAGAGATCGGCAGAAACGTTAATGAACTTTTAAGGGCGATAAAAGCGCTGCAGACTAGCGATAAGTACAAGGTGGCCATGCCTGCCAACTGGCCAGATAACGAGCTGATTGGAAATAAAGCTCTGAATTCTGCACCTAAAACAGTAAAAGACGCAAAGGCAAGACTCAAAGAGTTTAAGGGATATGCATGGTGGCTTACATACAGAGACTTGCCGGAAGATCTTAAAGAAAAGAAAAAAGCTAAAAAATAA
- a CDS encoding ABC transporter permease subunit, producing the protein MRLWKSWIVAKKDLAILRKRKSLITLIVALPLAIGIGLPVLTDYLIIRKHISGSFVAELLSSFAFFFMIISAVLPLYLSSYSIVGEKIEKSLEPLLATPTSDGEILMGKYISAFLPMILSIYVGTIVFMALSDLLTYNKLGYLFYPNWAFAVVMFIGVPLSIIYGVSFGVFVSAKVNSAQTAYQMGAASLIPFYVLYVMGEINLVSLTSTTNLLIISAGLLIAVIVLYFLSKTTFNREKILTEWK; encoded by the coding sequence ATGAGATTATGGAAATCATGGATCGTTGCAAAGAAAGATCTGGCTATCTTGAGAAAGAGAAAATCCTTGATTACTTTAATAGTGGCTTTGCCGCTAGCTATAGGAATAGGCCTTCCAGTTCTCACGGATTATTTAATTATCAGAAAGCATATTTCTGGGTCTTTTGTAGCAGAGCTTCTTTCTTCATTCGCATTTTTTTTCATGATCATATCCGCTGTGCTTCCCCTCTACCTATCTTCTTACAGCATCGTAGGAGAGAAAATAGAGAAGAGTCTAGAACCTTTGCTTGCCACTCCTACCTCCGATGGTGAGATTTTGATGGGTAAGTATATCAGTGCATTTCTGCCAATGATTCTCTCAATCTACGTGGGTACAATTGTATTTATGGCACTATCAGATCTTCTGACATACAATAAGTTAGGCTATCTGTTTTATCCAAACTGGGCATTTGCAGTCGTAATGTTTATAGGTGTTCCTCTTTCCATTATATATGGTGTTAGTTTTGGCGTGTTTGTGTCTGCCAAAGTAAACAGTGCACAAACTGCATATCAGATGGGAGCTGCATCTTTAATTCCTTTTTATGTTTTATATGTGATGGGTGAGATCAATCTAGTATCGCTCACAAGCACTACCAATCTCTTGATAATTTCTGCAGGGCTCTTAATTGCTGTAATAGTTTTGTACTTTCTCAGCAAGACAACATTCAATAGAGAAAAAATATTAACAGAGTGGAAATAA
- a CDS encoding ABC transporter ATP-binding protein — MEKMIDVHNLTMKFGDITAVDDLTFYVEKGEVFGLLGPNGAGKTTTVRLLCCLLSPTSGSATVGDYNITNKNDAMKIRKMIGLVPDNVGLYETLSAYANLEFFGRMYETPEQLIKENIEKYLKMLDLWDKKNNAIGTFSKGMKQKVALARALIHDPEVLLLDEPTANLDPEAAKAIRDIILDLKKENRTILLNTHNLDEAQRICNRIGVLKTKLIAADTPQNLERALSGRQTVILLEEVTDKILSAVKAANPKNVEKDGNRLIIEMNNPEKETPAMINAIVSAGGKIKSVNETGATLEDVYLKLVRE, encoded by the coding sequence ATGGAAAAAATGATCGATGTTCATAATCTGACCATGAAATTCGGAGACATTACTGCTGTTGATGATCTTACGTTCTATGTAGAAAAGGGAGAGGTTTTTGGTCTGCTTGGTCCGAATGGAGCCGGTAAAACCACAACAGTAAGATTGCTTTGTTGCTTACTATCTCCCACAAGCGGGTCTGCAACGGTAGGAGATTATAATATTACAAATAAAAACGATGCAATGAAAATAAGGAAGATGATTGGGTTAGTTCCCGACAATGTAGGTCTTTATGAAACGCTTAGTGCATATGCGAACCTTGAGTTCTTTGGAAGGATGTATGAAACTCCTGAACAGCTTATAAAGGAGAACATAGAGAAATATCTAAAAATGCTGGATTTATGGGACAAAAAAAACAATGCAATCGGCACTTTTTCCAAAGGAATGAAACAAAAGGTTGCTCTTGCGAGAGCATTGATTCATGATCCAGAAGTACTTTTACTGGACGAACCCACTGCAAACCTTGATCCTGAGGCTGCTAAGGCCATCCGAGATATTATACTTGATCTCAAGAAAGAAAATAGAACAATTCTTCTTAACACGCATAATCTAGATGAAGCTCAGCGTATATGTAATAGAATTGGAGTATTAAAAACAAAGCTGATAGCGGCTGATACACCGCAGAATCTTGAGCGAGCTTTATCTGGAAGGCAGACCGTCATTCTGCTAGAAGAGGTAACTGATAAGATACTAAGTGCTGTCAAAGCAGCAAATCCTAAGAATGTTGAAAAAGACGGAAACAGATTAATAATTGAGATGAACAATCCTGAGAAAGAGACGCCTGCTATGATAAACGCAATTGTTTCTGCGGGGGGAAAGATCAAATCAGTCAATGAGACTGGTGCAACACTGGAAGATGTGTATCTTAAACTGGTGAGGGAGTGA
- a CDS encoding heavy metal-binding domain-containing protein yields the protein MADEKEIVMVTVNYVPGKKITQVIGPIWGITVRSRGLGQNIAAYFRSWAGGEIGLYTKMLSDARKTAMDRLRESAKELGANAVIEIRFDTSEISKVMNEVVAYGTAVIAETISNPAEMVSLS from the coding sequence ATGGCAGATGAAAAAGAGATTGTAATGGTTACAGTGAATTATGTTCCTGGAAAAAAGATAACTCAGGTTATAGGTCCCATATGGGGAATAACTGTAAGAAGTAGAGGGCTCGGGCAGAACATAGCAGCATACTTTCGATCCTGGGCGGGTGGCGAAATAGGGTTATACACAAAAATGCTTTCAGATGCTAGAAAAACTGCCATGGACAGGCTTAGAGAATCTGCAAAAGAGCTTGGAGCAAATGCTGTTATCGAGATCAGGTTTGACACCTCTGAAATTAGCAAGGTTATGAACGAAGTTGTTGCATATGGAACAGCAGTAATAGCTGAGACCATTTCTAATCCAGCAGAAATGGTATCTCTGTCTTGA
- a CDS encoding SPFH domain-containing protein yields the protein MDIGTIVGLAIIVLIIAIFFLSGIRIYREWERAPYLQLGRFRGFKGPGIVYIMPIISKVPFVVSTRLQTQAFKSEQTLTKDNVPVSIDAIMYFQPFDLQKVVLNVENYILSTQLAAQTTIREVVGGVTLDELLAEREKIGSQARNIIDQKTESWGIKVTSVEIRDVIIPTALQEAMSRQAAAERERRARVTLAMAEYEAANKMIEAAALYEKSDYGLQLRWMNILYELGLQGRGTLMLIPTNLMSAGPNLASIGLVGLNEALAEKTKKPEMPDKEALNNTGLDQKKNL from the coding sequence ATGGATATAGGTACAATAGTAGGATTAGCTATCATAGTTTTGATCATTGCTATATTCTTTTTGTCTGGAATAAGAATATACAGAGAATGGGAACGAGCACCATATTTACAGCTTGGTAGATTCAGAGGATTTAAAGGGCCGGGCATAGTATATATCATGCCAATCATATCAAAAGTGCCGTTTGTAGTCTCCACGCGATTGCAGACTCAAGCCTTTAAATCTGAACAGACGCTGACCAAAGATAACGTTCCAGTAAGTATCGATGCAATCATGTATTTTCAGCCATTTGACTTACAGAAAGTGGTGTTAAATGTTGAAAACTATATATTATCCACGCAGTTAGCAGCGCAGACTACAATAAGAGAGGTTGTAGGTGGAGTTACTCTGGATGAACTTCTTGCAGAAAGAGAAAAGATAGGATCACAAGCAAGAAATATCATAGATCAGAAAACAGAATCTTGGGGAATCAAAGTCACATCTGTAGAGATAAGAGATGTAATAATCCCGACTGCTTTGCAAGAAGCGATGTCCAGGCAGGCTGCGGCTGAGAGAGAGCGCAGGGCGAGAGTAACATTGGCCATGGCAGAGTACGAGGCTGCAAATAAGATGATTGAAGCTGCGGCTCTGTACGAAAAGAGCGATTATGGATTACAGTTAAGGTGGATGAACATATTATATGAGCTTGGTTTACAGGGACGTGGTACTTTAATGTTGATACCCACAAATCTGATGTCTGCAGGCCCTAACTTGGCATCGATAGGGTTAGTAGGCTTAAATGAGGCGTTGGCAGAAAAAACTAAAAAGCCAGAAATGCCAGATAAAGAGGCTTTAAATAACACAGGCTTAGATCAGAAAAAAAATCTATAA
- a CDS encoding NfeD family protein, with the protein MDLDLILTIIILIVIILIIVWYFVRIFSLIIKKPETGWEHIKTDIGTVTKDLNPEGEIRVEGIIWRARSKNGEQIKEGERVRVVSRDGMTLIVEKP; encoded by the coding sequence ATGGATCTAGATTTAATATTGACTATAATAATCTTGATTGTTATAATATTGATTATTGTATGGTACTTTGTTCGAATTTTTTCGTTAATAATAAAGAAACCGGAAACAGGGTGGGAACATATAAAAACAGATATAGGCACTGTCACTAAAGATCTTAATCCCGAGGGCGAGATAAGAGTTGAGGGCATAATATGGAGAGCAAGGTCTAAGAATGGAGAGCAGATAAAAGAGGGCGAGAGGGTAAGAGTTGTTAGTAGAGATGGAATGACGCTGATTGTTGAAAAACCTTAA
- a CDS encoding nodulation protein NfeD, translating into MKAWIIIILILSVVLFSEIGAATQNNSVLVLNLNMGIDPGSDSFINSGLQYAEADGYHTVIIQMNTPGGLLSSMLDIVYNIQKAEQDGIHVYTYVPPGGLAASAGSYIAMATDGIYMANGTEIGPSTPIVVGGTQLEQNHTENAMLALMQSLAEAQNRNITAVSTMVLNNTAYSSQQAYKINVITGIANSMAQVLVDINMPNASLIYQNPSLYNQFLSFISNATVDGIFILIGIVAILLDIFHASIILSVLGVIMIAIGLVGAQLIGASDLAIVLFVIAAVMMILEVKTGHGFLLIGGILTGIFATWLLVYQVPYSPNPFGPLQWFTMVIVLTFGIIVAIYLNKIRIAIQKKPETGWEHIKTDIGTVTKDLNPEGEVRVEGIIWRARSKNGEQIKEGEKIKIVDRQGLTLIVEKDQNSKKLEER; encoded by the coding sequence ATGAAAGCTTGGATTATCATAATTTTAATATTAAGCGTGGTATTATTCTCAGAAATAGGGGCAGCGACACAGAATAATAGCGTATTAGTATTAAACTTAAATATGGGGATAGATCCCGGATCGGACAGTTTTATTAATAGTGGCCTACAATATGCTGAGGCCGACGGGTATCATACGGTAATAATACAGATGAATACACCGGGTGGTTTACTTTCATCAATGTTAGACATAGTCTATAATATACAGAAGGCAGAGCAGGATGGCATACATGTCTATACATACGTACCGCCCGGTGGTTTAGCTGCTTCTGCAGGCAGCTATATTGCAATGGCCACAGATGGAATTTACATGGCAAATGGCACAGAGATTGGCCCTTCGACGCCTATCGTTGTGGGCGGAACTCAGTTAGAGCAGAACCATACAGAAAATGCGATGCTGGCACTAATGCAGAGTTTAGCAGAAGCTCAAAACAGAAATATAACAGCAGTATCCACAATGGTATTGAACAATACCGCCTACAGCTCACAACAAGCATATAAAATCAATGTTATTACTGGCATTGCAAACAGTATGGCACAGGTGCTGGTTGACATAAACATGCCAAACGCCTCATTAATTTATCAAAATCCTTCACTTTACAACCAGTTTTTGAGCTTTATCAGCAATGCAACTGTTGATGGTATATTTATATTGATAGGGATAGTTGCAATTTTATTAGATATATTTCATGCTTCTATAATTCTAAGCGTATTAGGTGTAATTATGATCGCGATTGGCCTTGTGGGTGCGCAATTGATCGGAGCATCAGACCTGGCAATCGTGCTTTTTGTTATAGCGGCAGTAATGATGATCCTAGAAGTGAAAACAGGGCATGGCTTTTTACTTATTGGTGGTATATTGACCGGCATATTTGCAACATGGTTACTTGTGTATCAAGTTCCATATTCTCCAAATCCATTTGGGCCTTTGCAGTGGTTTACAATGGTTATAGTGTTAACGTTCGGGATCATTGTTGCAATCTACCTGAACAAAATACGAATTGCAATACAGAAAAAACCGGAAACAGGGTGGGAACATATAAAAACAGATATAGGCACGGTCACTAAAGATCTTAATCCCGAGGGAGAGGTAAGAGTTGAGGGCATAATATGGAGAGCAAGATCTAAGAATGGAGAGCAGATAAAAGAGGGCGAAAAAATAAAAATCGTGGACAGGCAAGGGTTGACATTAATTGTCGAAAAAGATCAAAATTCAAAAAAGTTAGAGGAGCGTTGA
- a CDS encoding archease has protein sequence MHQIIEHTADIGLIAKADTFAHTLDELAVAMFDLILDIKAVEPKYKIDISINYDNIDALVVDFLSELIYQFDANHFVPCNVKTTLQKTELKAELTGEKYDRKKHGSKLEIKAVTYHMLNVDLLNNEIKILFDI, from the coding sequence ATGCATCAGATAATAGAACATACCGCAGATATAGGGTTAATTGCCAAGGCAGACACATTTGCACATACATTAGATGAGCTTGCAGTGGCAATGTTTGACCTTATACTTGATATTAAAGCGGTAGAGCCAAAATACAAGATTGACATAAGCATAAATTACGATAACATCGATGCGCTTGTTGTTGATTTTTTATCTGAGTTAATATACCAGTTTGATGCCAACCATTTTGTTCCCTGCAACGTTAAAACAACCTTGCAAAAAACAGAACTGAAAGCTGAGTTAACCGGTGAGAAATATGATCGAAAAAAGCATGGATCTAAACTAGAGATTAAAGCAGTTACATATCATATGCTAAATGTAGACCTGTTAAATAATGAAATAAAAATATTGTTTGACATTTAG
- a CDS encoding metal-sulfur cluster assembly factor yields the protein MVNKEDVLNALRNVIDPEIGLDVVNLGLIYDLKVENDNVFVKMTMTVVGCPLTSWIITDAENKIREIPNVKDVKVELVWDPPWSVERISDEARKMLGL from the coding sequence ATGGTAAACAAAGAAGATGTATTAAACGCATTACGAAACGTGATAGACCCAGAGATAGGACTTGATGTTGTGAATCTTGGCTTGATATACGATCTAAAAGTGGAAAATGACAATGTTTTTGTGAAAATGACTATGACCGTTGTAGGATGTCCGCTTACGTCATGGATAATTACAGATGCAGAAAACAAGATTCGTGAAATACCGAATGTAAAAGATGTAAAGGTAGAGCTTGTATGGGATCCGCCATGGTCTGTAGAGAGGATCAGTGATGAGGCTCGAAAAATGCTAGGGCTCTAA
- a CDS encoding DUF2116 family Zn-ribbon domain-containing protein yields MDIPDHKHCLNCGISIPPDQKFCSKKCEDEWSQRLKHRRNMFYLEFILIAILLIFLVLEYR; encoded by the coding sequence ATGGATATTCCAGATCATAAACATTGCTTAAATTGCGGTATTTCTATTCCGCCAGATCAAAAGTTCTGCAGTAAAAAATGTGAAGATGAATGGAGTCAAAGGCTAAAACATAGAAGGAATATGTTCTACCTGGAATTTATATTGATAGCTATCCTGCTCATATTCCTGGTGCTCGAATATAGATAG